The following DNA comes from Magnolia sinica isolate HGM2019 chromosome 18, MsV1, whole genome shotgun sequence.
ttattcaatccactcatgaaacaatcaatcatgaaggccacaataccaacaaaacagttaacaacagtctatttaaagtttaactactttaaatcaatcaaactgttacacaacattaggttccacaaataatacaaagtcatggtCGCGCCCGTCATCACCAGTGCTGCCGTGCTTGGCGGACCCTGAGATAACATTGCTCGTCCATCTTCTGCTGCTTCCAGGCCAACGTCATCATTGCCTCTACCAGCATTCTCCATTTGAATTGTGCGTAGCAGGCCCCTGCAACCTCAACAGGTAGCTCTAGCCTGCTGGCTGCAAGACATGAAATAAAACTCTCAAATAAGAAAGGAAATGCAGATAGATGTGTATGGATGCATAGCAGGCCCTGCAACCTAGCCCATTCATTTGTCAAGGCCTGAGCAAGACAACAAATGATTGACCAACCACTTACATACAAGATGGGACTAATCCAATTTTGTATTAGTTTCAGTTTGGGGTTTCTTCATGATAAGAGGATTGAAGTCAGGTTTGAGATGATCAGAGAGCGATGCCCCCAAGAAAGTTGTGTCCTTAACCATTGCATTCGGTTTCACCTGCAAATTGATGTAGTAGCCATAACAAGAAATAGAAAGTGTAGCTATATTAATAATGCAATTGAAAAAAGTAAAGAACTATTCAGAAAACATATCTTGGTTAGTCCCATTTTGGCCTAGGTATGATTCACCATACCTTTCTCCCAGATTTCTTCTGCTCCTGAATAAAAGACTCTGCCGACCTAGCTGGAATGACCTTGTCAGCTATGCTGTACAGATACAGCTGAGGGCAGGGAGGCTGGTCGCTTGAGAGGATGGAGATGGTCTTCCTCAACCTCCTATTTACATCAGGCAAGTTCAGAAACTTGGAGAAGAACAACTCTAAAATTGATAGGAGCACCTTCTCAATCAACATGGGTTTGTTATTAGTATCGAGTTTAGGAGTTGGTAAATATTGAAAGATATTTATAAACAGGGCCACCATATACCTTCCATCTGGTGATTGATGAACACTGAGAAACTAAAACAGATGCTTGCACTGAGGATAGGAAGGATTttgattatatgtggcccatattagGATGCAAGTCACACTACACAAAGTAGACAATGCAAACACAACAACATACTGTTAGAAAAACTATACACAAAACTTTAATTCGTGACCGAGTAAGCTGCATTAACTAAGATCATCAAAAGATACAATTGTCGCTCACCTGAAGCTTTGTTAATATGTGTGCAATTGTATTGTCTCTGGATAAACCAATCAGTACTTGGCATGTTAGAGCGCGTAGGTAGTCGAGAGAAGCTGGAGGTGTAAATATCCTAGGCTAGAGAAGATGCAAAAGAACCTTTATACCATTGTTGGCACGCACGGAATCCCTTGCTTGGCGATATCCTAGTTCTAGCTGTGTAGCAAGGCCGACACAACCTACTCCAGGACTTAAAAATATCCTCCGCTCTCCAACTACTGCAAGAGCAATAGTAGGCACAACAGTTTGTGAACTATTGCAAGTGTCCTAAATAAACAAATCAACATCAAAACCACACAACCATGGGATTTAAATGATTATGGAGGATCTTTTGTTTACTTagtaaaataccttgaaaagcTTATACGGTGTTCCAGTTTCTATCTGTGATTTCAGAATTTTAAATCATAGGCTCTATGCCTGAACAACTCTTTTTGCCTTGCCCTGAGTCCAACAAATATAAAGACAATTTGTAACATTTTCATTGAATGAAAGtaccaaaattttcaaacttcaaGCTCCGGTCAAGCTTACCTCTCTTTCATATCTAGTGTACAGTTCTTCAAATTCCTCACCCCAACAATCAGATAAACTTGGAGCCTCATTTGGGCAAAACAATGACCACTCCCCATTGCTGTTcacccttttcatgaaaaggtcAGGAACCCAAAGGGCATAAAATAGATCCCTAGCTCTATGTTCTTCCTGCAAAAATGCAGCAAAACAAACATTGATAAGGCAGCTCAGACCACCACAGTAACCCTcccaacagtttttttttttttttttttttttttaaaagaaaactccaaaaaaaaTTCATCCATGCTTGTGCCATACACATTACAGGTGTCATCCAAAGTCAAAAAAACAACCCAGTCCACATGCAATTTTAAGTGCTGAAGTATTAAGGGCCTGACACCTACAAATTGAGTTTTCACAACAAACATACAATAAATTCATTATATTTGACTAACTAAATCATACAAACATTCAGCTCAAAAAATTTCCATCAAAGTAAATGGATTAcataaccaatatatatatatatatatataatgcactaTAGAACAAAAATGAGAACAATGTAGGAACAAGGTGAGTTCGACAAAGAACTGAGATGTCAATGATTGATAAATTTCTACATATAATACCATGAACCAACTCCTCGTTCACAACACTCCCATCTTTCTTCCGATGGGTCGTTATGAACAATGTTGCCCGATCAGGAGACTCTCCACCAAGATTCTTTGCCcgctttttccatgtaaaaacaaATGAGTTGGTAACACATAAAATGTTTTTTCTTCCCACTTTCACCATTGGGGAAAAAAACGATTGCAAGTGAATCAGTAATGCGTAcaaatataaatgtataaagcACACAAGAACTTAATTCAAAATCTTTTTTTGTATAGAATAGTTGTAAGCAATCCTTATTTTTCATCATATGAACTGCTAGAACCTAGTGTGTTAAAGCAAAAGAAAAAGTGTAGAAAGATCCCTCTACAccactttatttataatgttgCAGGTGAAAGAACCACTCTAATAATACAACCCAGGCCCACTTAATCCAGTCAAAAAAAGATCcacaaatatataataaataaataaataaatttgcagAAAATAACAACAATGATGTTCTTTATGTTCATAACTTAAAGAGTggaaataatattgataatagaaCTTGCAACAGAGTCTATCTTCTGTACTAGTTAGCTGGGTGATGTTGGTAGTAGGAGCTGGTTCTTCTGAGGCTTCTATACTTCAGTTGCTGGATCATTTAACAATAAAAGGAGATGGAAACCTGAACATCAGGTGACACatttaattaaatttttagaGGGAACGCTGCAAACCTGAAATAAATTTGAGTCCTTCACATCTGGCCATAGCTCCTTCAAGAAAACAATCATCATGTATACTGGGTCTTGATACCTCTCCAAAGATAAAATAAGTAggataagaagaagaagtgaatgatTTGAGTCCTAGCTCATCTATTTTAGATTGAAGCATTCCTCTATAAATGAATAGGAAAGCTGAACAAGGAAAATCATGGAGCATGCAAGAGGTAAAGACAGGCTACAAAAGGCTCATGGATATTTCCTAAGCCGACATTCAAGTTAAAGTATTAAGAGAAGAAATTCAAAGGTTTTATAACAATGTTTTGACAGAATAACAAAACTATCAGGTTACAAGTTGAGCCCATAAACAATTACATGAGCAGAGAAATCATTTTACCCCATATTTGCATAGTTTCATGTTTTTTCATCCTTGCGATAGACAGTTCTTCAAAAAACTTATTTCTTTAATATTCAAATTAGATTCAAAGGTGACTATTACATGATTTGATTGATGCACCATGGTTCACACTGTTTCTAGTTCCAGCACACTACTGAAGAACATTTTTTTTAGTGCACATAGGCAGGAGGATCTTCAAGTGCTTGGGTTTCATCTCTTTCATTGTTTCGGTGTTTACCATAGTAATGTATGCCAAGAATATTTTACTAACATCTATAAGCCAAGAAGATATCAATTTAAAAAGTTCTAAAACATGAGATGGAGGATACAAGACTTGAAGGCACACAAGAGGGTTTGTCTGTAACAATCATAactgtgacaaaaaaaaaaaaaaaaacacaacacgAGCTGTCAGTATATTAAAGGGAAGACTCAAAATGCATGAGTTACCTAATAAAAGAAGAGGCTCTACCTTCTAACAACACTACCTTCTGAGAAAGTAATGTTGAAAGCAAGCTCATATGGCTCTTCTGGATATAGACTGCTCCAGCTATGTTTAACAATATGCAACAACAAAACTACGGTGCATACATGAATATTTCGAGATACTGAGGTAAAATGATTGGTCTTGCTTTTGGTGAATTTGGTGTGATAAGAACAAATAACAGAGAGAATTCAGATCAGATGCCATAGCCAGTTACTATTTGTGATATGGATGTTAAGAATTTTGATGGTGAGGATTTAACTTACAAAGAGATCTGGATAGACTTCATTGCTGATGCTCCTGTCCTCAGAGCATCTACAGTTTCTGTTGTTGCCTTTGCACCTTCAAGCATAATCATCTATATACAGGATGGGTATAAACATTTTTTCTGGCACAGAAGAAGCCCTTCGTTGAGATTATGACATGCACCAATATGATTGCATTATCAGTAGTAGACCTAAAACTCTGTAAACTCTCAATACTAATTAAATGGAAGACCTAAAAATGGCACTTCCCTTTTCTCACTAGCTGTGAATTTGATTGCacctaatcatgaaatttcatgatatttgatgcaaccaaatgcactctTAACCATAAACCGATAAAAAAGAAATTTcagatgaaagaaaatgaaatttgtgGCCCTCCCCTATAGTAGCCCCTTTAAAATAAGAATTCAGAATTACAGACAGAATCACATATAAAAACAGAAAATTCGGAACATAGAACCCATACCATGAAGGACCTAAGCTTATTCTTCATCTCAGCAATGCCATTCAGAATCTTAATCTTTTGGACATGACCAAGTTTGTTGAGAAAATTTAACTCCACTCCTTCCCGTTGCTCtaatttctccttcctcttttcctttgCCACCTTTTCATATTCCTCAATTGAGTCCTCATCAATTAGATAGCCAATGCCCTTTTGGACATAGAATTCTGTGTAAGCATTACACCTGCAAAGAAGATTTCTCCATTTCTTAGAAAGAAACACGGGTTTTTTCTTCTCTGAAACAAATGAGGCTTGACGGGGATCCACTCCAAATATACAGTTGGGATTTGAAATGCTACCGTGGGCTGCATCCTGCTTTAAAGCCACATTTTTCTCCAAATTCACTCTAAGCAGAGGATCTCTAAGAAAATAGTTATTCAAAAAAACCTAACTATCTGATTTGGACTGAACAGAGCTCACTCTATATTGgcctatttattttataataagaaATAGGCCTTGGACCGTTCTAGAGGCCAGTCGATTTTGCCCTCCATGTTTTCAGTGAGAACAGACGTATCCCAAATCGGTGCTATCAAATTGACGTGAACAAACTAACAATATTAACAATCTAGATTTAAAACGAATTCCTATTTCTGTAATCCGTACTCAAATTCGAATTCAACAGCATGTATGAATCCCCATAAACAATCACAAACCTTCAGAAACGCTAAATCTACAATCATCTCAAAGCAGAAACCCTATCACCGACTAAAGAAATGAAAATTCATACTGATCATGCGAGCTTTCAAGTTCATCTCCCTTGGATAGTTTCTGCATTATGCTCGAGAGGGTCCGAGCTCTAGCATCGCCATCTGCTGAACATCTGGATGGGAGAACCCGACCCCGGGGCTTTTCTGGCGGAGTCTCCGTCCCGAAGACCTCCAGTGGGAGGTCTCTTGTAGTCGGAGCAACGGATTCCACTGCCATGGAAGGGTTCTGCTTTAGCTGCTTCGGCGGAATTTGCGCCAGGCGGCAGCGTTGGAGAATCTCAGTATAGGAAGAGAAGCCGGAGCTAGGGTTTTCTATGCAAAAAAAGGAGGGACGATTGAGGTGTGAAAATCCCAAGGAAAAACTCTAGAAAGAGAACGAAGTTCTCTCTCACTCGCTCGCACAGCGAGTGAGAAAAGGAGTCGGGGCAAAAAGCAGCCCGCCTGCGAATTTATATTTCGGaattagacttttggcctcggttccaaTGCTATTGAGACTAAAAAGTAGATGTTTGGCTTCGATTCCTATGCAATCGAGGATAAAAAGTCTgatttcatttcaatttttttaatttttttttcaaaattttcaattatttgaaatttatcaatttttaaaaaatttccaatttttttcaagattctcaagttcaaaattcttattttttttcaaaaatttaaaaaaaattcaaaattcttaattttttttttaaaaattctcaattacaaaaaaaatcatactttttcataattatcattttttattcttaatttttcaaaaaaaaattcttaattttttaaaagttctcaaaattttaaaaaattcaaaattcaaatctttttcaaaactctcattttttttttcaaaattctcaattttttcccaattgtctccatttttttccaaaattctcaattttttcacaattgtcaaaaattttaaaaattattaattgtTTCAATAttctcgattttttttttaatattcttacatgtagactttttgcctcggttcttatgcaacagaggctaaaaagtagacttttggcctcgactACTATGCAtctgaggctaaaatgtagactttttgcctcggttcttattcaactgaggctaaaaggtagacttttcgcctcagttcctatgcaactgaggttaaaaagtagacctttcgcctcggttcctatgcaactaaggctaaaaggtagacctttcgccttggttcctatgcaactgaggctaaaaattagacctttcgccttggcTCCTATGGAACTGAGGTTgaaaagtagacctttcaccttggttcttatgcaactgtggttaaaaagtagacctttcgccttggttcctatgcaactgaggctaaaaagtagaccttttgcctcggttcctatgcaattgaggctaaaaagtagactttttgcctcggttcctatgcaactgaggctaaagagTAGATTTtttacctcggttcctatgcaactaaggctacaaattagacctttcacctcggttcctatgcaattgaggcttaaaagtaaatttttttacCTCGGCTCCTATCCAACTGAGGCtacaaattagacctttcgcttcggttcctatgcaactaaggctaaaaagtagatttttcacctcggttcctatgcaattgaggctacaaattagacctttcgcctcggttcttatgcaactaaggctaaaaagtagatttttcacctcggttcttaagcaactgaggctacaaattagaccttttccctcggttcctatgcaactgaggctaaaatgtaaacttttcacctcggttcctatgcaagtgaggctaaaaagtagacctttcgcctcggttcctatgcaattgaggctaaaaagtagacctttcgcctcggttcctatgcaactgaggctaaaaagtagacctttcgcctcagttcctatgcaactgaggctaaaatgtagacctttcgcctcgtttcctatgcaactgaggctaaaaaataaacctttcacctcggttcctatgcaactgaggctaaaaagtagacttttagcctcagttccatagcaactgaggcgaaaaatgaacttttagcctcaattccataacaactgaggctaaaaaacacatttaacctccattttttcaactgaggctaaaggcctactttcttgtagtgtgattgcTAAAAGAAAGTATAGCCAGCCTGATGATTGCACCAGCCTTTTCTCAGGCGAaggcatctacatggtgggacccacctcatggacAGCTTCATTCTCATATACATCTCTATGGGATTAGTGTAGCTACCATCAAATTTAATAACGAGTCATATGATGCTCAGTTTGAGGATGAGGCCTGATAGCGGGCACATGCACCTATAAATTATACAAATGACATATATTTACTCAAATAAACCAAAACCGAGTATATTGTGCAGTTCACTGTTGCCAAGTCACAATTCCAAGGtcggattggttgaacaatcctaatatCTGATTCGcagacacttgtttgccaaaatAGTACTGTTGGAGacttcatttttaaccatccaataaatgtccaccaatccgataagCAAATAATCAAATAGGattaattttttgttcatgataaaTTTACACTGGGTActaataatttggacagtttaacttgACACTTGTAtgccacttgacctttggatatatatatatataatttaaatttaGATTCATATCCAAAAAATCAACTGAAAAGAGGTATAGAAATAAACAGCTAGTCTATTGTAAAATTAGAAAGCAGGGTAATCCCTGttcaaggaaaaataaaaattggacaaTTGCAAAAAGACAATGTTACCTTTTCAAGAGGTCTTGTCTATGAACTAATAGTGCAGGAATCAAATATAGTGAAAGATAGAGCAGTTATGCTCTTCCATAGGCTTGAATGAGAAAAGAAATAATTAGTCttgtgaaaagtagaaaagctaaaagaaCCAGAACAATGCAAAGGTGCTTGTTAAGATAGCGATTGAGTAAATAGTGAGAATCAGAACCACATAACAGGGCCATTCAAAGGTAGCCGTAAAGAAATTTACAACAATTTGCATCTAATGCAACCACAAAGCTTTGTAGTCATACAAGCTTACATATTCCATCTATAACATTTTGCCTACACCATACTTTTCATGATTTAATGCATATGTTTACATGTTCCATACAAAATCCATGGACTCACATTCAGTAATCaaaactttaaaagaaaaaaaatgaataaataaaagaagaaaaaaaaggactaTTACTATGAGGTAATGAAGTGGTGGTGATCATTCTTGGGGGACCTCTAATGAAGCCAACGGAAGATGGTCTCATGAGGGGCAATACACCTTTAcatggcttttgataaatgaggACCACAATTGGTTATCCAGTTGAAGTAGATGTACACTTAAATTAGCACTAAGCTGTTGGTTGCTTGATCCTAACCAAATGAATTAGTGAGATGTTAGAGCACCTGTGATCACCAACCTCACCACAAGTGATACTGGTATATTGCGTTTAAGCCGCTAGATTTGAGGGTCATAGTAGCTTTTACCTAATACAAGTCACTTCTCAAAACAAACATTATAATGAAAGGCCAAATATCTAAAGTTTATCATGGAGCAAGACTATCGCAGAATCACTAATTCATTTGGATATTTGCAGCAATTGGTAGAATGAGAACCGGCTTCAATAACATTAGGAATACTAAAACCCCTAGTCAATTAGATGTGTTTCCATTTGGAACCAAAATTTTCATCCCTCATTTGCTACTTTGAGAAGGCATTTGTGGTCTCTAGTAGGATCTTGAGCTATAAGTTTTGAGAGCTTATCCACGATGCCAACTTTCACAAGGGcgcctttgatcattcctctcaTTTGCGCTCTAACACTAAATACGGCTATTAGGTTGGTATTCTTATATAAAGTTATTAGGTTATATTATATTAGTAAATGAAATGATATCTGAAAATAGCTCCACCATTGCTAGTAAATTTTCTCTTAATTAGAGAAAGCCATGAATTACCAGGGGAAGTACACCATTTTTCTTCAAGGAGTTACTGCATTCATCATGTTTCTTATAAGgggaaaccaaaataaaaaataaaaaatgggaaAATATTGTTTTGATAATGTCTTGTAAGGAAGAAAAATCGTCAAGTTTCTTATATAAGATATAAGAACTGCCCTAGATGGAGAATTGAAGTCTTACTGGAGAGTTTTTTTAATCTCCTGGAGAAATTCAAAAATTGCAGAATCAGACTATTGCTGTGTTTCATGGCTAGAATCACTTAACATGTTGAACAAACTTGAACATTTGATGCCCTATGAGTTAGCACGTAAATTCAAGTCGATATAAGATATAGCTTAAAGGAGCTTGTTAAATGTCACTACGGCACAGttaccatcaagaaaatctagaAGAAAACCAAGCATATCAGTATCAAGAACAATGTTCAGTACAATGATCCATCCCACCAAAAATTGGCGGACGTAGGAATTCAGAACATTCATGCGCTCCCGTTGTAGTGGTATAAATTGTCCgatgctgaaaaaaaaaaaaaaaaaaacagacaatATATGAAGTCCTACAACCATATTCTccaatttgttttttttctttatgcTGAATACTTTATCTATTAATTCAATATATAAATTATAAGGATAGATGGTGCACCTGAACTGATCACTTTCAGTAACAGTATCCTGGTTATTAGTTGAAAATATTAAATTATGCAAGTAGATATCATTGATTGGCACAACCCAACATAAGAGTTAACTGAAAGTGCACTGATGGCATACCTTCACATATGATTAAAGAATACAATGAAATCTCCCCTTGCAACCTACAAAACAGCtcgagtattttttatttttattttttaaaccaaaCATTTTTTTCCATTGAAAATGCTGAATATTACACCCATTCGGGAGGGTCCCCACAAAAATTTTGGGGACCACTCCTATC
Coding sequences within:
- the LOC131232416 gene encoding uncharacterized protein LOC131232416; the encoded protein is MAVESVAPTTRDLPLEVFGTETPPEKPRGRVLPSRCSADGDARARTLSSIMQKLSKGDELESSHDQCNAYTEFYVQKGIGYLIDEDSIEEYEKVAKEKRKEKLEQREGVELNFLNKLGHVQKIKILNGIAEMKNKLRSFMGLL